In Paramisgurnus dabryanus chromosome 7, PD_genome_1.1, whole genome shotgun sequence, the following are encoded in one genomic region:
- the LOC135769901 gene encoding odorant receptor 131-2-like gives MNSTTLQNILPDRYVEFFVNNFTIVFLGIIINSINGVFVFTFFRSSFFYNDPRYILYIHLVINDMLMVFLSVILTVMASAATNVSLPICIIMLTIASTTHKNTPLTLAGMAIERYIAICKPLHHPQICTVRRTYILISLIWGVGVLHGLSDMILFFILRPLSIFATVFCSAPRLYSTPYHEELSKAMNGLYTSVVWLILVFTYCKVLVTARRADTDKSSAKKAQSTILLHGLQLMLCMLSYITPVIDRIYVLMLPAYRAKLIFLNYILTNLLPRLLSPLIYGVRDKHFYRRIKGLFTCKLLIVKVESTKH, from the coding sequence ATGAACTCTACAACACTTCAAAACATTTTACCAGACAGATATGTTGAGTTTTTTGTGAACAATTTCACTATTGTTTTTCTTGGGATCATTATTAACTCTATCAACGGAGTATTTGTGTTTACATTTTTCAGAAGTTCATTTTTCTACAATGACCCGAGATACATATTATATATTCATCTGGTTATCAATGACATGCTCATGGTTTTTTTATCTGTAATTCTTACTGTGATGGCTTCTGCAGCGACTAATGTTTCTTTACCCATCTGTATTATAATGTTAACGATCGCCTCCACAACTCATAAGAATACTCCATTGACTTTGGCTGGTATGGCCATTGAGCGTTACATTGCCATCTGTAAACCGCTGCATCATCCTCAGATCTGCACTGTACGCCGGACCTACATCCTCATCTCTCTCATATGGGGCGTTGGAGTTTTACACGGATTGTCTGAcatgattttgttttttattcttcGCCCTTTATCTATTTTTGCAACTGTTTTCTGTAGTGCGCCAAGACTGTATAGCACACCCTACCATGAAGAACTGAGCAAAGCTATGAATGGACTTTATACATCTGTTGTGTGGCTGATTCTTGTGTTTACATACTGTAAAGTTTTGGTTACGGCCAGAAGAGCCGATACTGATAAATCCTCAGCTAAAAAGGCCCAAAGCACCATCCTGTTACATGGACTACAGCTGATGCTCTGTATGTTATCTTACATCACTCCTGTTATAGACAGGatttatgttttaatgttacCTGCTTATCGAGCAAAACtgatatttttaaattacatcctaacaAACTTATTACCGCGATTGCTCAGCCCTCTGATTTATGGTGTACgggataaacatttttatagacGCATAAAAGGACTTTTTACATGCAAATTACTTATTGTTAAAGTTGAATCAACCAAGCATTAA
- the LOC135769860 gene encoding odorant receptor 131-2-like — translation MNSTILENTTQDRYAEYFVRNFIVIVFGITINSINGLLVFTFFRSSIFYNDPRYILYIHLVMNDMLMVFLTVIIFVMAYAWSNVPMPFCFILLIIASTAHKNTPLTLAGMAIERYIAICKPLHHPQICTVRRTYILISLIWGVGVIPALADFFLFLIVFPLSVLSKGTLCSIVILYSSPYHEIMSKFLLGLYTSAVWLILVLTYCRVVVTARRANTDKSLAKKAQSTILLHGLQLMLCMLSYITPLIDRIYAPLSPYEQKKMVFFHYLLTNMMPRLLSPLIYGIRDKHFYKHMKGLFKCRLLIVKVKTTIDNHKK, via the coding sequence ATGAACTCCACCATCCTTGAAAACACAACGCAAGACAGATACGCAGAGTATTTTGTTCGAAATTTTATTGTCATTGTTTTTGGGATCACAATAAATTCCATTAATGGATTATTAGTGTTTACATTTTTCAGGAGTTCAATTTTTTACAATGACCCAAGATACATATTATATATTCATCTGGTTATGAATGATATGCTCATGGTTTTCCTAACTGTAATTATTTTTGTGATGGCATATGCGTGGTCAAACGTACCTATGCCATTCTGTTTTATATTGTTAATAATCGCCTCCACAGCTCATAAAAATACTCCATTGACTTTGGCTGGTATGGCCATTGAGCGTTACATTGCCATCTGTAAACCGCTGCATCATCCTCAGATCTGCACCGTACGCCGGACCTACATCCTCATCTCTCTCATATGGGGCGTTGGAGTTATACCAGCTCTAGCTgacttttttctgtttttaatagTTTTTCCTCTATCTGTCCTTTCTAAAGGTACACTCTGTAGTATAGTGATTCTTTATAGCTCACCTTATCATGAAATAATGAGCAAATTTCTGCTTGGACTTTATACATCTGCTGTTTGGCTGATTCTTGTGTTGACATACTGTAGAGTTGTGGTTACAGCCAGAAGAGCCAATACTGATAAATCCTTAGCTAAAAAGGCCCAAAGCACCATCCTGTTACATGGACTACAACTGATGCTATGTATGTTATCTTACATCACTCCTCTTATAGATAGGATTTATGCCCCTCTTTCACCTTAtgaacagaaaaaaatggtGTTTTTTCATTATCTTCTAACAAACATGATGCCACGACTGCTTAGTCCTCTGATTTACGGCATTCgggataaacatttttataaacacATGAAGGGACTTTTCAAATGTCGATTACTTATTgtaaaagttaaaacaactatagataatcacaaaaaataa
- the LOC135769857 gene encoding odorant receptor 131-2-like, translating into MNLTSDSVDGYEEALVKNIVIVFFGLIINSINAMLVVIFVSNPIFSRDSRYILYINLVMNDMIMIFVSVALYVMSYTLRIVNFQFCCTLLMLGATTFMLSPLNLAGMAIERFIAICKPLHHHQICTPQRTYIFISFLWCVGAIPSLADIIILFSTQTASSFKSPAICYPPIVFPTKPHQDRATYSQVIYMSLVWLILIYTYCRVLFTAKKATSNGAANKARNTILLHGVQLLLCMLSYISPVLNYVISHLPAYRTTLIFLIYLLTNIIPRLLSPLIYGARDQKFAKKIRERFTCKVFILKIVPS; encoded by the coding sequence ATGAACTTAACATCTGATTCTGTGGATGGCTATGAGGAAGCTTTAGTTAAAAACATTGTTATAGTTTTTTTTGGACTTATCATTAATTCTATTAACGCAATGCTTGTGGTTATTTTCGTTTCCAATCCAATATTTTCAAGAGACTCcagatatattttatacattaacCTTGTAATGAATGACATGATTATGATCTTTGTGTCAGTAGCGCTCTATGTGATGAGCTACACTTTACGAATTGTTAATTTCCAATTTTGTTGCACATTGTTGATGCTTGGTGCAACTACCTTTATGTTAAGTCCATTGAATCTGGCTGGCATGGCCATTGAACGTTTCATTGCTATCTGTAAACCTCTGCACCACCATCAGATTTGCACACCACAAAGGACCTACATCTTTATTAGTTTTTTATGGTGTGTAGGAGCCATACCTTCACTGGCAGatatcattattttattttcaacacagACTGCATCTTCCTTCAAGTCTCCTGCTATTTGCTACCCACCAATTGTGTTTCCTACCAAACCCCACCAGGATCGTGCAACCTATTCACAAGTCATTTATATGTCATTAGtgtggttaattttgatttataCTTATTGCAGAGTTTTGTTTACAGCAAAAAAGGCAACTTCAAACGGAGCAGCAAATAAGGCTCGAAACACAATACTGTTGCACGGTGTGCAATTACTTCTTTGTATGCTGTCTTATATTTCACCAGTTTTGAATTATGTTATATCTCATTTACCTGCATATAGAACTACTTTAATTTTCTTAATTTATCTGCTCACAAATATTATTCCAAGATTACTGAGTCCTTTGATTTATGGTGCTCGTGATCAGAAGTTTGCGAAGAAAATAAGGGAACGCTTTACATGTAAAGTCTTTATTTTAAAGATTGTGCCATCATGA
- the LOC135769856 gene encoding odorant receptor 131-2-like codes for MNLTSELVDGYEEAFVKNIVIVLLGLIINSINAMLVVTFFTNPIFSRDSRYILYIHLVMNDMIMIFVSVTLYVMSYTLRFVNFAFCCTLLTLVTTTFMISPLNLAGMAIERFIAICKPLHHHQICTPQRTYIFISFLWCVGAIPSLTDIIILFLPQTASSFRPPAFCYPPFVFPTKLHQDRTTYSQVIYMSLVWLILIYTYCRVLFTAKKATSQGSANKARNTILLHGVQLLLCMLSYLTPVFNYVSLSSFPAYRSNITFLVYLLTNIIPRLLSPLIYGARDQKFAKKIRECFTCKVFILKIVPS; via the coding sequence ATGAACTTAACATCTGAACTTGTGGATGGTTATGAGGAGGCTTTTGTTAAAAACATTGTTATAGTTCTTCTTGGACTTATCATTAATTCTATTAACGCAATGCTTGTGGTCACTTTCTTTACCAATCCAATATTTTCAAGAGACTCcagatatattttatacattcaCCTTGTAATGAATGACATGATTATGATCTTTGTGTCAGTAACGCTCTATGTGATGAGCTACACTTTACGATTTGTTAATTTTGCATTTTGTTGCACATTGTTGACGCTTGTTACAACTACCTTTATGATAAGTCCATTGAATCTGGCTGGCATGGCCATTGAACGTTTCATTGCTATCTGTAAACCACTGCACCACCATCAGATTTGCACACCACAAAGGACCTACATCTTTATTAGTTTTTTATGGTGTGTAGGAGCCATCCCTTCACTGACAGatatcattattttatttttaccacAGACTGCATCTTCCTTCAGACCTCCTGCTTTTTGCTACCCACCATTTGTGTTTCCTACCAAACTCCACCAGGATCGTACGACTTATTCACAAGTCATTTATATGTCATTAGtgtggttaattttgatttataCTTACTGCAGAGTTTTGTTCACAGCAAAAAAGGCAACTTCACAAGGATCAGCGAATAAGGCTCGAAACACAATACTGTTGCATGGTGTGCAATTACTTCTTTGTATGCTGTCTTATCTTACACCAGTTTTTAATTATGTCAGCCTATCTAGTTTTCCTGCATATAGAAGTAATATAACTTTTTTAGTTTATCTGCTCACAAATATTATTCCAAGATTACTGAGTCCTTTGATTTATGGTGCTCGTGATCAGAAGTTTGCGAAGAAAATAAGGGAATGCTTTACATGTAAAGTCTTTATTTTAAAGATTGTGCCATCATGA
- the LOC135769859 gene encoding odorant receptor 131-2-like produces the protein MNSTALQSIPIYSFTEYLATNCTIVFLGIIINSINGVFVFTFFKSSFFYNDPRYILYIHLVINDMLMVFLSVILTVMATAATNVPLTICIILLTIASTTHKNTPLTLAGMAIERYIAICKPLHHPQICTVRRTYILISLIWGVGVLHGLSDMILFLILRPLPIYATVFCSAPRLYSTPYHEEQSKAMNGLYTSAVWLILVFTYCKVLVTARRADTDKSSAKKAQSTILLHGLQLMLCMLSYITPVIDRIYILLLPVYPTKLVFLNFIVTNLLPRLLSPLIYGVRDKQFYQQIKRLFTCKRLIVKVKSTKQ, from the coding sequence ATGAACTCTACAGCGCTTCAGAGCATTCCAATATACAGTTTTACAGAGTACCTTGCGACTAATTGCACTATTGTTTTTCTTGGGATCATTATTAACTCTATCAACGGAGTATTtgtgtttacatttttcaaaagTTCATTTTTCTACAATGACCCGAGATACATATTATATATTCATCTGGTTATCAATGATATGCTCATGGTTTTTTTATCTGTAATTCTTACTGTGATGGCTACTGCAGCGACTAATGTCCCTCTGACAATTTGTATTATACTGTTAACGATCGCCTCCACAACTCATAAGAATACTCCATTGACTTTGGCTGGTATGGCCATTGAGCGTTACATTGCCATCTGTAAACCGCTGCATCATCCTCAGATCTGCACCGTACGCCGGACCTACATCCTCATCTCTCTCATATGGGGCGTTGGAGTTTTACACGGATTGTCTGAcatgattttgtttttaattcttCGCCCTTTACCTATTTATGCAACTGTTTTCTGTAGTGCGCCAAGACTGTATAGCACACCCTACCATGAAGAACAGAGCAAAGCTATGAATGGACTTTATACATCTGCTGTGTGGCTGATTCTTGTGTTTACATACTGTAAAGTTTTGGTTACGGCCAGAAGAGCCGATACTGATAAATCCTCAGCTAAAAAGGCCCAAAGCACCATCCTGTTGCATGGACTACAGCTGATGCTCTGTATGTTATCTTACATTACTCCTGTTATAGACAggatttatattttattgctaCCTGTTTATCCAACAAAACttgtatttttaaattttattgtaacaaacttATTACCACGATTGCTCAGCCCTCTGATTTATGGTGTACGGGATAAACAGTTTTATCAGCAGATAAAACGACTTTTCACATGCAAAAGACTTATTGTTAAGGTTAAATCAACCAAACAGTGA
- the LOC135769858 gene encoding odorant receptor 131-2-like: MNLSNYVDGYEEALVKNIFTVFLGLIINSINAMFVVTFFANPIFSRDSRYILYINLVMNDMIMIFVSVALYVMSYTLQLVNFQFCCTLLILAATTFMITPLNLAGMAIERFIAICKPLHHHQICTPQRTYIFISFLWCVGAIPSLADVIILFLTQSASFLRSPVFCYSPIVFPTKLHQDRTTYSQVIYMSLVWFILIYTYCRVLFTAKKATSQGAANKARNTILLHGVQLLLCMLSYITPVLNFLILSHLPAYRTTLIFLIYLLTNIIPRLLSPLIYGARDQKFAKKIRERFTCKVFFLKIVPS, encoded by the coding sequence ATGAACTTATCTAATTATGTGGATGGTTATGAGGAAGctttagttaaaaacatttttacagtttttcttggACTTATCATTAATTCTATTAACGCAATGTTTGTGGTCACTTTCTTTGCCAATCCAATATTTTCAAGAGACTCcagatatattttatacattaacCTTGTAATGAATGACATGATTATGATCTTTGTGTCAGTAGCGCTCTATGTGATGAGCTACACTTTACAACTTGTTAATTTCCAATTTTGTTGCACATTGTTGATTCTTGCTGCAACTACCTTTATGATAACTCCATTGAATCTGGCTGGCATGGCCATTGAGCGTTTCATTGCAATCTGTAAACCTCTGCACCACCATCAGATTTGCACACCACAAAGGACCTACATCTTTATTAGTTTTTTATGGTGTGTAGGAGCCATACCTTCACTGGCAgatgtcattattttatttttaacccaatctGCATCTTTCCTCAGGTCTCCTGTTTTTTGCTACTCACCAATTGTGTTTCCTACCAAACTCCATCAGGATCGTACGACTTATTCACAAGTCATTTATATGTCATTAGTGTGGTTCATTTTGATTTATACTTACTGCAGAGTTTTGTTTACAGCAAAAAAGGCAACTTCACAAGGAGCAGCAAATAAGGCTCGAAACACAATACTGTTGCATGGTGTGCAATTACTTCTTTGTATGCTGTCTTATATTACACCAGTTTTGAATTTTCTTATCCTATCTCATTTACCTGCATATAGAactactttaatttttttaatttatctgCTCACAAATATTATTCCAAGATTACTGAGTCCTTTGATTTATGGTGCTCGTGATCAGAAGTTTGCAAAGAAAATAAGGGAACGCTTTACAtgtaaagtcttttttttaaagattgtgCCATCATGA